In Deltaproteobacteria bacterium, the genomic stretch CCGGAACGGCCGATGATGAACGGCACTGTGGTGATGGGCACTCCCTCCGATTCCCGGTCCGAGCGGTACACGGTCGTGGAGAAACCTCCGTCGGCCGCGTTGCCGAAGAACACGGTCACGGCCATCCGGGCATCTCCACCATGGGAGACGATCATCCAGAAACGCGACGGGAGACCCGTCCCGAACAGGCCGTCGGCCGTGTTCACATAAAAGGTTCCCGGAGATATGGACCCAATGGTTTTTGTCCCCAGCGCGGCTCCGTTTGCAGAAAAGAAATCCACGGTGACCGTTCCGGTGCCCTGGGAATCGATATTGGTCACGGCCAATCCCGTCCACCATCCATTGCCGCTGGCCGCGTACGGAATGATGACTTCCGCCGCCATGCCCCAATTTGCGAACGCCGGCCCCAGCATCGAAACAATCAATGTCGATACGGCCAACGTACGCAATTTTTTCATCCCAATCATGTCCCTGCCTCCCGTGGTTGTGCTCCGACATCCGAATTGGAGCGATGATTCCAAGGCTATGGATCATACGCCATGCCGGGAGGCAGGGCAAGACACTTGTGCCTACAGCCGGGCCAAGGTCAGGCTGAAGGGCGTCTGATTTGCCGTTGTGTCACAGAGAGGACAGCGTTCGTTGACACGGGCCACAAAGGCCTCCTTGTCCTCTCGGTTCAGCGGACCATCCAGATCGATGACGATTTCCAGACCTTTGAATCCGGCCCGTTGATCGGTGGCTTGTCCCATGGCCTTGGAAAAATCCACACTCCCCCTGACCGTGACCGATATGCGGCCAACGTCGATCATTTCCAGCATGGCCACCAGCCTGGCCGTGGACACCACGCAGGCTCCGACGGCAAAAGCCAGGGTCTCGGGCGGCGTGGGAGCGGTGTTCCCCCCACCCCACTCCGTGGGTTGATCGACGCTCAATCGATGCCCTCGGACCGAACCAGACACCACCCGGCCGGATTCCTCCTCCACAACGACCTCGATGGCGTACGGATCGGCGGCCGCACCTGTGCACAGGACCAAAACAAGGATCAAAACGAAAACGCTGCGCATGACTCCTCCAAGGGTTTGATATTGACGGGTGGCTGCTTGCCCTGTGAGACACCCTTTGATACGGAAGCCATAACTGATCGAAATATTGCTGACCAACAAGAATATTTTGAGACTTTGATCGAAATTTTCGAACGGAGGACGTGATGGAGTTCCGGCATATTGAGACGTTCATCGCCGTGGCGACCTTCTCCAGCTTCCGCAAGGCCGCCGAGCACCTGAACCTGACCCAATCCACGGTATCGGCACAGATCAAGACATTGGAGGAACGTCTTGGAACTGTCCTGTTCAACCGTTTCGGCAGGGGGATAGGCCTTACGGGCGCAGGCGAGGAACTCCTCGTTCATGGTCGGTCACTCCTGAACATGCGGGACGAGGTCAAGAGTCGACTGGCCGCTGGCGAAGATCCATCCTGTACCCTGAGGATCAGGATGCCCCAGAGCCTCGGGCTGGTCCATCTGCCGGAAATCATGGCCCGTTTCCACGATTGCCACCCTCGGGTCGGACTGGATATCGGCGATTGCGCTTTCTCGGAACTGCCGTCGGAACTGCGATCCGGACTTACGGATGTGGGTTTTCTTTTGGCCGACTCAATTCCTTTCCCCGACCTGAAGACCGAACTCCTGGGCGAGGCCAAATTGACCTTCGTGAGGTCAATGCAGTCAAAGGGCACGGTATTGACCTGGGAGGATCTGGCCCGAGACCGACTCTTCCTGCCCAAACACGACTGCAGTTACAAGATGATGCTGGAAGCGGAACTGAAAACCAGAAAAATCGAGATTCCCGGCCTTGTCGAAATGAACAGCCTTTGCTCGCTATTGGCCTGCGTGGCCCGGGGCATAGGCTTGGCCCTGGTTCCAAAGATGTGCCTGAACGAAACGGTGAACAACGGGGTTAGACCCGTGGCTCTCGAAGATGCCGAGTTCCACACGGGAATCCTCATGATCACTCACTCCCGGAAGTTCATTTCCGCGGAACTGGAGTGCTTTCTCGATCTGTGCCGGAAAGTGGTTCGAAACCGGTAAGAAGAAAATGTCGATTAACAGCCAGAAGGCCTTTCAGGCATGATCCGTGACAAATATAATCTGACATATTCACACAGAGAAATCTGTCGGCCCGTTTATCGAATTTCTTGAAACGAGCCGTCTTGAGAAGGCCTCTCCCAAAACAGAAGGGGCTACCGGACTAATCCAGTAACCCCCTGAAATTTTTGGCGCGCCCGGGAGGACTCGAACCCCCGACCAAGAGCTTAGAAGGCTCCTGCTCTATCCACCTGAGCTACGGGCGCCCGGTTTGTCCGCTTACACCACCGCCCGAAACGGGGTCAAGCGGCTCCGGCCCGGTTTAGGCGGCCATTCGGGCCCGACGCGTCCGCCGCCCGGCCCCGATCAACCCGCTCATGGCGGCCGTCAGCAGGGCCAGGAGGCCCAGTGTCCGCACACGCCTTGGGCGACGAGGCCGAATACTCTGTCTGCTCTGGAACTTGACCAACTCTTTCATTGTCGACGTGCCCT encodes the following:
- a CDS encoding OsmC family peroxiredoxin, translating into MRSVFVLILVLVLCTGAAADPYAIEVVVEEESGRVVSGSVRGHRLSVDQPTEWGGGNTAPTPPETLAFAVGACVVSTARLVAMLEMIDVGRISVTVRGSVDFSKAMGQATDQRAGFKGLEIVIDLDGPLNREDKEAFVARVNERCPLCDTTANQTPFSLTLARL
- a CDS encoding LysR family transcriptional regulator — protein: MEFRHIETFIAVATFSSFRKAAEHLNLTQSTVSAQIKTLEERLGTVLFNRFGRGIGLTGAGEELLVHGRSLLNMRDEVKSRLAAGEDPSCTLRIRMPQSLGLVHLPEIMARFHDCHPRVGLDIGDCAFSELPSELRSGLTDVGFLLADSIPFPDLKTELLGEAKLTFVRSMQSKGTVLTWEDLARDRLFLPKHDCSYKMMLEAELKTRKIEIPGLVEMNSLCSLLACVARGIGLALVPKMCLNETVNNGVRPVALEDAEFHTGILMITHSRKFISAELECFLDLCRKVVRNR